The Pyrenophora tritici-repentis strain M4 chromosome 3, whole genome shotgun sequence genome has a window encoding:
- a CDS encoding Dimer-Tnp-hAT domain containing protein produces the protein MEPSTPTSPSPSNIIRLDLTSLTPSPIPTSSPTPILSPTPIQYHESPDEFVQGGITYVKRAIIARKDFRQGINHVDRLIVAESVQYIRDSDKKEVYYCHECRVGKSKQELFVINGTSRIRNHLEQKHQIDPQSGIKRKGSKESVEKFKELLIRWIVYCHIAFFQLENQYFRELLLFLNPALLNHLPKAAKTIRSWVMNAFISKKQQLREDLHHSRSRISISFDLWTSPNPYAILGVVAMWIDTTGMRRVTALGMRRIYGEHTGENLGSVVLELLEEYDISGDQIGYFMLDNASANDTAVEFILKDLCPWMKSKQRRHRRLRCLGHVINLCCQAFLMGRNCEKYLAKLEKHHQRGDYTKVEELWKKFGCLGRLHNLVRYIRLTPQRREEFATIIIGGDLSQFDGLELIQNNSTRWNSWFYSITRALNVRERLELFSARHVPGKGSVGIANFKLDGQHWFELEKIELALKDFYAATLLSEGKKTSLADWFSTLDCLLREISETKDHYHDIHTEDDNNFTWKYLQGCADAAWLKCVEYYNNQQLNWQNRFPEDTDLPPAYYAAQILDPYRKWGWFRQEWVLHGDEEKKRWFENAQLAVKHLWETEYKGRYPVEMLPPPARKERDPDPAFDRQREHKRIRIDAPVSTTDLYEQYISTDRLHNEEAGCNEAIAYWLSRYDSQRDLARFALDMFAISPMSDECERLFSSAKLTIVDRRGRLKADIIEACECLRAWYGKPQAEGNSDIEDNQTRPDHSDHWLRPLKQATKRLEGRGKSGAFGAIAEVIPVFEYLLGVYEDRLQSYEDVIHDEHTESPEDHLAINLRAALVKAREYYNKLDLSPAYYAATILHPRYKSYLDAAWADKPDWLESSNRKFQHLWAEYKSLPKSRLRPKVRHNDIDDAINSFIEPAGLTENEEDEYEAWKRSEPIASEGVDPIKYWVGLRDRYPSLSKFAIDMLSIPGSSCECERLFSELGDLLEPRRRSISPQLLAAIQCDRRWIRAGFGSGEVPVKEAISDEEMDAKYGVHKWDIS, from the exons atggagccttcaacaccaacctcaccgtccccatcgaatattataagactagatttaacgtctcttactccatctcctatccccacgtcatcacccacccctatactatcacccactcctattcaatatcacgaatctccagatgagttcgtgcagggcggtatcacgtacgtgaaacgtgcaataattgcaaggaaggatttccgtcaag gaatcaatcatgtcgatcgattgattgttgcggagtctgtccaatacattcgagatagcgataagaaagaggtgtattactgccatgagtgcagggttgggaagagcaagcaagagttgtttgtcatcaatggcacttctaggatccggaatcacctggaacagaagcaccagattgatccccagagtggcatcaagcgaaagggttct aaggagtcagtagagaagtttaaagagcttctaattcgttggattgtgtactgccatatcgccttctttcaattagagaaccagtactttcgtgaactactcctctttttaaatccggcactactcaaccacctcccgaaggctgcgaagactatccgaagctgggtaatgaatgcattcatatcgaagaagcaacagcttagggaggacctacaccattcacggagtaggatctctatctcctttgatctctggacttcaccaaacccttacgctatcctaggcgtcgtcgctatgtggattgatactaccggcatgcgacgtgttaccgctttaggtatgcgacgtatatacggcgaacatactggagagaatcttggatcggtggtccttgaattgctggaagaatacgacattagcggagatcagattggatactttatgctggataatgcctcggcaaatgataccgctgttgagtttatactcaaggatctctgcccatggatgaagtcaaaacaacgtcgtcatcgccggctgcgttgcttgggccatgtcatcaacctctgttgccaggcgttccttatggggcgaaactgtgagaagtatcttgcgaagctggagaagcatcatcaacgtggcgactatacgaaggtggaagagctctggaagaagttcggatgtttgggtcgtcttcacaacctggtgcgatacatcaggcttactccacaacggcgtgaggagtttgctacaattattatcggcggagatctttcgcaattcgacgggcttgagcttatccagaacaactcgacccgctggaactcatggttttattcgattacacgtgcattaaatgttcgagaacgtttagagctcttctcggctcgtcatgtacctggaaagggctccgtagggatcgcgaactttaagcttgatggacagcactggtttgagcttgaaaagattgaactcgctctcaaagacttctatgctgcaactttgctttctgaaggtaagaagacgtcacttgcggactggttttcaactttggactgccttctccgggagataagcgagacgaaggatcactaccacgacatccacactgaggacgataacaactttacatggaagtaccttcaaggctgcgctgatgctgcttggttaaagtgcgttgagtactataacaatcagcagctgaattggcaaaatcgattccctgaagatactgaccttccaccggcatattatgcggctcaaatccttgatccatatcgcaagtggggatggttcaggcaagagtgggttcttcatggcgacgaagagaagaagaggtggtttgaaaacgcacaattagcggtgaagcatctctgggagacagagtataagggaaggtaccctgtcgagatgctgccaccaccagccaggaaggagagagatcctgacccagcatttgatcgccagcgggaacataagcgcattcgaatagacgctccagtttctacaactgatttgtatgaacaatacatctctactgaccggcttcataacgaagaggcaggttgcaatgaggctattgcgtactggctatctcgctacgactcccaacgagatctcgctcgcttcgctctagacatgtttgcgatctcgcctatgtcggatgaatgcgaacgtctttttagtagcgcgaagcttactatcgtcgatcgccgtggtaggctgaaggcagatattatagaagcgtgcgagtgtctccgggcctggtatggaaagccccaagctgaggggaacagcgatatcgaggata accagaccagaccagaccattccgatcactggctcaggccactgaaacaagctacaaaacggcttgaaggccgcggcaaaagcggtgcttttggagcaatcgctgaggttattccagtatttgaatacttacttggagtctatgaggaccgcttgcaaagctatgaagacgtcattcacgatgagcatacagagtcacccgaagaccaccttgctatcaacctccgcgctgccctagttaaagcccgcgagtactacaacaagctcgacctctcgccagcttactatgctgctacaatccttcatcctcgctacaaaagctaccttgacgcagcgtgggcggataagcctgattggctagagagcagcaaccgcaagtttcaacatttgtgggcggagtacaaaagcttaccgaagtcgcgcttacgccccaaagtcaggcacaatgatatagacgacgctatcaacagctttattgagcctgcagggcttacggagaacgaggaggatgaatatgaggcttggaaacgcagcgaaccgatcgctagcgagggcgtcgaccctataaaatactgggtaggactccgcgatcgctaccccagccttagcaaatttgctatcgacatgctatcaatcccaggctcaagctgtgagtgtgagcgcttattcagcgagctgggtgacctcctcgagccccgtcggcgcagcatttctccgcaacttctagcagcaatacagtgcgatcgacgatggataagagctggatttggcagtggtgaggtgcctgtaaaggaggctatcagcgatgaggagatggacgcgaaatacggtgtacataagtgggatattagctga
- a CDS encoding CypX, Cytochrome P450, translated as MSNSQLYTGALVLLVIYLVISPIIRALMTPLRSVPGPFLARFTRLWELRAVRKHDFATYNIALHEEYGPVVRLAPNRYSVNDTGASRVLLGYHNALDKSNYYTPFGDPSQGNLFSEVNVQIHANIRRPISQLYSNNNLLSYEPFVNACNSILLRRLKEYSGSGKQLNVRHLMQYYAFDVIGEITLGSRFGFMEEDGDKAGLITAIDEGLDYGAKVGLIPEVHWALCKAAEYLGIKSPFMKVMDFILLQIQNRVSGQTISPKDRQDFLDKLLPLEKNGKATRLDTINACGSNIGAGSDTTAISLTATIAYLSMHPDVLAKLREELDDAVNRGAASDPITFKESQKLPYLRAVIQETLRMHPAVGAPLTRIIGIGGANLAGRYFPAGTEVGVNPWVIHNNKEIFGPDASKFRPERWLVQDAEKRAVMDRNFLTFGAGSRTCIV; from the exons ATGTCGAACAGTCAGCTATACACAGGTGCTCTAGTTTTACTTGTCATCTATCTAGTGATTAGTCCTATCATTAGAGCGTTGATGACACCGCTTCGCAGCGTGCCTGGTCCGTTTCTCGCACGTTTCACGCGTCTCTGGGAATTACGTGCGGTGCGTAAACACGATTTTGCAACCTATAATATAGCCCTACATGAGGAATACG GACCTGTTGTTAGACTTGCGCCGAATCGATACAGCGTCAACGACACTGGAGCTTCTAGGGTCCTTCTAGGCTATCACAACGCCCTAGACAAGTCGAATTACTACACTCCATTTGGAGATCCGTCCCAGGGCAATTTGTTTAGCGAAGTTAATGTTCAGATCCATGCCAACATTAGACGCCCAATCAGTCAATTGTATTCAAACAACAATTTGCTCTCGTATGAGCCGTTCGTAAACGCATGCAACAGTATTTTACTTAGAAGACTAAAAGAATACTCGGGCAGTGGAAAACAACTTAATGTACGACATTTAATGCAATACTATGCATTTGATGTGATTGGAGAGATCACCTTAGGTTCGAGGTTTGGATTTATGGAAGAAGATGGCGACAAGGCAGGTCTCATTACTGCTATTGACGAAGGGCTCGATTACGGCGCCAAAGTTGGGCTTATTCCTGAGGTGCACTGGGCCTTATGCAAGGCGGCCGAATATCTGGGTATAAAGTCGCCCTTCATGAAGGTCATGGATTTCATCCTTTTACAGATTCAGAACCGTGTCTCGGGGCAGACTATATCTCCAAAAGATCGCCAGGACTTCCTTGACAAGCTGCTGCCGCTTGAAAAAAATGGCAAAGCTACTCGACTCGACACAATAAACGCTTGCGGAAGCAATATTGGAGCAGGCTCAGATACGACGGCCATCTCGTTGACCGCCACCATCGCCTACCTATCCATGCATCCAGACGTACTCGCTAAGTTACGGGAAGAACTCGACGATGCTGTAAACAGAGGCGCAGCATCGGACCCAATTACGTTCAAGGAGTCTCAAAAGCTACCCTATCTTCGTGCAGTAATTCAGGAAACACTTCGCATGCATCCTGCGGTTGGCGCACCCTTGACACGTATTATCGGCATCGGCGGTGCAAATCTTGCAGGGCGTTATTTTCCTGCTGGTACTGAAGTCGGCGTCAACCCATGGGTTATCCATAACAATAAAGAGATTTTTGGTCCAGATGCTTCTAAATTCAGACCGGAGCGTTGGTTAGTGCAGGACGCTGAGAAGCGTGCAGTGATGGACCGGAACTTCCTTACATTTGGTGCTGGATCGCGGACATGTATTG TTTGA
- a CDS encoding Dimer-Tnp-hAT domain containing protein, giving the protein MPDPRHPRKRPAAAPVAAAGRSKRQKGSKSQPITIEASQPSHPFVIDEDTQRETPPTSPRRAILAASQGVDFEMQLRDSIPEDAIVAPVEASEVAAAASEAVDEGEPEPDFDPRMADNFDGINWSRLPRYMKPLRTQKQKKSWVYNYGYRLTLRSNTNRIFWLCHICHKRKAATAGFAETTEATSTAARHLNRDHGITNAGEQPPQQLLGGQKSLEMMLKGGFGVSQRVANEIGNFDVQSFRIAAVSWLVDNNLALCQFEDPAFRRMIHFANPEAEQALWSSRTSVAQFVMRLYNFMQPQVVDELRCAASKIHISFDGWTVKGGKRGFFGIVAHFATAEGDLRDVAIDLPQLSGAHTGDRIADCVAETLQKFNITAQNVGYFMLDNAFNNDTAIATLGAKFGFKSKHRRLRCSAHTINLVGQSIIFGSNKDAFNNDENLAEEEKYLNEWRKQGPLGTLIDVISYIKTPQQYDMFANFQRLARQDLPADDDAKFQILEPVKPCVTRWNSFCSAFERAVLLQPAFNSYVCFYVEQQRVADSHARTKNNKKPQAPAWMRSKGLTAADWAVITEYIEVLKPLKDATKRLEGRGKCGRFGAIYEVIPVFEFLMGRFEQRLRQYERVDFEQREAPEDHISINFRAAWEKLNDYYSKLDDSPAYFAACALHPYYRRYCEKAWRDKPEWLVACMADFRALWAEYTTSTPPTKPSKERDNGAIDEAISYIISDSEDDDELTDEYDRWRKLEPKWTSKQHNSPNVDGNPIKYWVQLQSKYPDLSRFAIDVLSIPASSCECERMFSELGDLLAPRRRKIGSQLLAALQCVRAWNAAGIKLPTSATSQLSDHDLEQLYNLTAWEQPSDSG; this is encoded by the exons ATGCCAGACCCTAGGCATCCTCGTAAACGCCCTGCTGCCGCTCCTGTTGCCGCCGCTGGTCGCTCAAAACGCCAGAAAGGCAGTAAATCACAGCCTATAACTATCGAAGCTTCGCAGCCATCTCACCCTTTCGTTATCGACGAGGATACACAGCGCGAGACTCCGCCAACGTCGCCGCGTCGAGCTATACTGGCCGCGAGCCAAGGCGTTGATTTCGAGATGCAGTTGCGCGACTCTATACCCGAAGATGCGATTGTCGCGCCTGTTGAAGCCTCTGAGGTAGCTGCAGCGGCGTCTGAAGCGGTAGATGAAGGCGAGCCAGAGCCTGACTTCGACCCGCGTATGGCCGATAACTTTGATGGCATTAACTGGAGTCGCCTGCCACGGTATATGAAGCCTCTTCGGACacagaagcagaagaaaAGCTGGGTATACAACTACGGTTATCGGCTTACTCTCCGCAGTAATACCAACAGGATATTCTGGCTGTGCCACATCTGTCACAAGCGTAAAGCAGCGACTGCTGGCTTTGCGGAGACGACGGAGGCAACTAGTACTGCTGCGAGGCACCTAAATAGGGATCATGGAATAACAAACGCTGGCGAGCAACCGCCTCAGCAGCTTCTTGGAGGCCAGAAATCGCTAGAAATGATGCTGAAGGGCGGCTTCGGCGTTAGCCAAAGGGTTGCGAACGAgataggaaacttcgacgtacagtCCTTTCGAATAGCAGCTGTTAGCTGGCTTGTTGACAACAACCTCGCCCTCTGCCAGTTCGAAGATCCAGCTTTCCGCAGGATGATACATTTCGCGAATCCTGAAGCTGAGCAGGCGCTCTGGAGTAGTCGCACAAGCGTTGCGCAGTTTgtgatgaggctgtacaACTTCATGCAGCCTCAGGTCGTCGATGAGCTGCGTTGCGCGGCGAGCAAGatacatataagctttgatgggTGGACCGTtaaaggtggcaagcgtggcttcttcggtattgtcgctcactttgccaCGGCTGAGGGCGACCTTAGGGACGTTGCTATTGACCTGCCGCAGCTCTCAGGTGCCCATACTGGCGACAGGATAGCTGATTGTGTCGCTGAAACTCTGCAGAAGTTTAATATAACTGCGCAGAACGTTGGCTACTTTATGCTCGACAACGCGTTCAATAACGACACTGCTATCGCGACCCTTGGAGCGAAGTTTGGCTTTAAGTCTAAGCATCGCCGGCTACGTTGTAGCGCTCATACAATCAACTTAGTTGGCCAGTCGATTATATTTGGCTCAAACAAGGACGCCTTTAACAACGACGAGAACTTGGCT GAGGAAGAGAAATACCTCAACGAGTGGCGTAAGCAGGGCCCATTAGGCACGCTTATAGACGTTATTAGCTACATCAAAACGCCACAACAGTACGACATGTTCGCGAACTTTCAGCGCCTCGCGAGGCAGGACTTACCggccgacgacgacgctAAATTCCAAATACTCGAGCCTGTAAAGCCTTGCGTTACGCGCTGGAACTCCTTTTGTTCAGCGTTTGAGAGAGCTGTATTACTACAACCCGCGTTCAACTCCTACGTTTGTTTCTACGTGGAACAGCAGCGCGTTGCCGACTCACACGCCCGAACGAAGAACAACAAGAAGCCCCAGGCGCCTGCTTGGATGAGATCTAAGGGCCTcacagctgctgattgggcTGTTATAACTGAGTATATTGAGGTGCTGAAGCCGCTGAAAGATGCTACAAAGCGCCTTGAAGGCAGAGGCAAATGTGGCCGTTTCGGTGCGATATACGAGGTTATACCAGTGTTTGagttccttatggggcgcTTTGAGCAGCGTCTCCGGCAGTACGAGAGGGTTGATTTTGAGCAGCGCGAggcgcctgaagatcacaTCTCTATCAACTTTCGCGCAGCGTGGGAGAAGCTCAACGACTACTACAGTAAACTCGACGACTCACCCGCGTACTTTGCGGCCTGCGCTCTTCACCCGTACTATCGACGCTATTGCGAGAAGGCGTGGCGTGATAAGCCTGAGTGGCTCGTCGCCTGTATGGCTGACTTTCGTGCTCTTTGGGCAGAGTATACGACCTCTACTCCTCCAACAAAGCCCTCAAAAGAGCGTGATAACGGCGCTATTGACGAGGCTATCTCGTACATCATAAGCGATAGCGAGGACGATGATGAGCTCACAGATGAGTACGACAGGTGGCGCAAATTGGAGCCAAAGTGGACGAGTAAGCAGCACAACAGCCCTAACGTTGACGGCAACCCTATCAAGTACTGGGTACAGCTTCAGTCTAAGTATCCCGACCTCTCACGCTTTGCGATTGACGTGTTGAGTATTCCAGCGAGCAGTTGCGAGTGCGAGCGCATGTTTAGTGAACTAGGAGATCTACTTGCTCCGCGACGGCGCAAGATTGGGTCACAACTACTCGCCGCGCTTCAATGTGTACGGGCTTGGAATGCCGCTGGCATAAAGCTGCCGACGTCAGCTACAAGCCAACTCTCAGATCACGACCTTGAGCAGTTGTACAACCTCACAGCGTGGGAGCAACCTAGCGATTCCG GATAG